The stretch of DNA GCAAAGACACAAGGTGTATCGTTCAACACGGAACTGTTATCAGGGCCGGATGCTACTACGTCATTGTTCGGTGTTTTAGTAAGATTCCGAGAAGGAGCAATTGCTGTATGTGGAGACATCAAAGAGATGTTCCACCAAGTACGAATCCGAGCTGAAGATCAACACGCTCAGAGATTCTTATGGAGAGATTGTGATAGCAGTAAGAAACCTGATGTATACGTAATGCAGGTGATGACATTCGGATCAACCTGTTCACCGTCATGTGCACAAGCGGTTAAAAACCACAACgcagaaaaattcagaaaatattgTCCAGTGGCGACTGAAGCAATCATCAAGCAACACTACGTCGACGATTATTTGGATAGTTTCGAAGAGCTTGATAAGGCAGCAGAGATAGTACTACATGTTATGAAAATTCACGATCACGCGGGTTTCCACATCAGAAACTTTGTGTCAAACAGCAGAGAACTTCTGCAAAGTTTACCCTCGGAACGTGTACAAATTTCCGGAATCAAAATGttcgaagaaaaggattcaATGACAGAAAAGGTACTTGGTGTATATTGGAACACCACGTCTGACACACTCGGCTATCAAATCAAATTAGACAAGCTAGGAAGTGATGTTACACAAATGCTACGTTTACCAACAAAGAGAGAGGTACTAGCTTTCGTGATGAGTGTCTACGATCCACTTGGACTCATCTCAAATATAACTGTGCATGGAAGAATCCTCATGCAAAGGCTGCACATAGAAAATATAGATTGGGATGACGAAATTCCCGAGAAGTTGCAGTCAgactggcaacactggttagAAATTATTGAATCTGCTGATAGCGTAACGATACCAAGATACATCCTCGAAGAAAGAACAGGTGAAGTAGAACTACACACCTTTGTAGATGCTTCTGAGAAAGCATTTTGTGCATGTGTGTACGTAAGAAGTATATCTGGAAACACACCACACGTAAGACTTCTATCAGCAAAGTCTAGAGTAGCACCAGTCAAACCATTGAGCATACCACGCCTAGAGCTACAAGCGGCCGTGTTAGGAAGCCGATTAACCAAAACGATAATAGATGAAACGAGGTTGAAAATCGTCAGCAAAACATTTTGGAGTGATTCACAGACCGTATTGTCATGGATCAAGAGTCCAAAACGAAGAAGCGTATTTGTGATGCATCGAGTAGGTGAAATCCTGGAAGATAACAGGAAAAATGAATGGCGATGGGTGCCAACAGATGAAAATCCAGCCGATGAAGGCACAAAGGAAAAGCTAGGAAAATCACAATGGTTTGAGGGACCTGATTTCCTAAAGCTCTCAGAATCGTCATGGCCTTCCattgaagagaaggaaacagacGAAGAGTTGAGAGAAACAGTGCTAGTTCACGAAGAACTAAGCAAACTTAGTTTCATCGATAAGTACAAGGAATACTCAGATTGGTGGAAATTGGTGAAGAACCTTTGTGTATTAAACAGGACAAAGGAAAGATTACGTCGTGGATATATTCCAGACATTGAGTACAAGGACTACCAAAGAGCTGAGAACGTGCTCTATAGAAAGATGCAATGGGAAGCATTTCCAACAGAGATGGAAACTTTATTCAATGGCGGAACAATATCGTCAGGACCATTGGTCAGTTACGCACCCTTCCTAGACGAGGCAGGGGTAATGAGAAGTGGAGGACgtttgaagaaagccatgtcagTACCATGGACTACAAGAACGCCAATATTGCTCCCACAAAAGCATCCATATACATATTTGATCGTGAAAGCAACACACGAAAGATATTTCCACCACGGCGAAAACACCGTCATAGCAGCATTACGGCAGAAGTATTGGATACTGCATATAAGAACAGTATTAGCAAACGTCAAGAAGAATTGCAATAGGTGCAAAATACGACGTGCAACTCCGGTAGAGCCGATGATGGCAGATTTACCACATTTCCGCACAGAAGCGCATATACCTCCATTTACAAACTGCGGAGTAGATTACTTCGGACCTTTCGAAGTAGCGGTAAAGAGATCGCTCGAGAAGAGATGGGGCGTCATATTCACCTGTCTCTCAACAAGAGCAGTACATATTGAGATGGCAGAAAATCTCAGTACTGATGCGTTCATGGTCGTGTTAAGGAACTTCCAGAACCGAAGAGGAAAGGTCACCAGTATCTACAGCGACAACGGAACGAACTTCGTTGGAGCAGAGCGAGAGTTAAAGTCGCTAGTCAATGAAATCAACGAGAAGATGGGCAAAAATGAAGcagcaaaaatggaaatccagtgGAGATTCAACCCACCTTCAGCACCACATTTTGGAGGCGCTTGGGAGAGATTAATAAGAAACGTCAAAGTAGCACTAGCAGAGATCCTGAAAGTTTGGGGTAGGAGCAAGCCATCAGCAGCAACGTTGCAAGCTGCATTCATCCAAGCGGAATTTTTAGTCAACTCTCGACCGTTGACACACATACCAGTCTCCTGCATCGACGATGAAGTGTTGACGCCATTCCACGCGTTAATAGGAAGAGCAGGAGAGTATGCCCCACCGTATGCACCAACGACCAGTCAGTATGACACAGCGCAATGGAGACGCATTCAACATTATTCCAAGTTGTTTTGGAACCGATGGAAGAAGGAGTACTTACCAACTCTGTTAAAGCGTAATAAAAATACGCAGAAAGTAGAACCGATCAAAGTCAACGACATCGTCTTAATCACGGACGACGACGCACCACCAGGAAAATGGCTTAAAGGACGAGTCATCGAAACGTTTGTGGCGAGCGACGGGCAAGTTCGCCAAGCAAAGATCCAAACCGCGAAAGGTGTCCTGAAACGACCGGCAGTTAAAATTGCAGTACTGGACATTATCAAGGGAAATGATCCAGCCATCAACTAATCAGGAAGAAGACGTCAGTGCTCGCTACCAGAGCACCAATATCCGAAAGATGCAGCCAACTGATGTAAGCTCGCGTCAGAGCTAAGATGTATGATCCATGGACCAAGCATTGAAGAGGACATCCTTTGGAACCAGGCAACGTGCCgaagaattgaaatttaaaagtgTTTTTAAACTCTGTTAGAATATAAGGATGAATGTAAAATAAATGATGCTCCGAAAACATGTAAACAAATAGAGATATAAGTAACACAGGTAGCATAGGGTCCGTTCAGGAATTTTATAAATCGAACAAGTAGATTTATCAGggccggaatgttacggacccaatttagatagcaaggccggccaataaacaaaataatgttattgaagtgcaaacgagcgcatagaaaatttatagcccaatgaatcaccagatacggccatgtgattcatccctttcttatttttcttttccttttgtatagcttcagataagcggtgcatgacgcaccagaaagtagggacaaataaataaacaaatctgtgacccgcacgatcctctgaatagatcgtattactcatagtgtagcgcaggcatacaagataggaaatcacgtgttcatttgagaccgtgagcaggcagcatagacagataaggcgcctggaatacacaaagacaacaaggcaccaggcgaaagattattgctggtaataagcctggcctcgcccattatcgaatatacgaagggctataaacaaaaataacattttaagccgacgatgagtaataaactttctaaattgtacccctctagcgagagcgacaaaggtccgcagagataagcgggtagtaataacatgtagggaaatagcaggcagacaatcgatatgggctcggttgtctgagaaggaaagagagatctcttctctcctttatagttttaacgcctaggaatgaattcttgggtatatatactggggattctggcctaggaagtgagttcaatttcacagttcaaatcaaaaagttcaatttcacagttcaaatcaaacagttcaatttcacagttcaaatcaaacagttcaaatcaaacagttcaaatcagaagtctaattcgttagttcaaaatcaaagttcgtagttcaaagttcaattcgtgatccgaaaatccaccaagcgttgacaaccag from Toxorhynchites rutilus septentrionalis strain SRP chromosome 3, ASM2978413v1, whole genome shotgun sequence encodes:
- the LOC129779856 gene encoding uncharacterized protein LOC129779856, whose translation is MATYAYKANPNGHCRLCTDKDKKEDMVACDECDRWFHISCVGLTYLPKKDERWVCPKCMSTEREMMELKVKVRQSVSGDSLQEILQENRAAMEALVKSMRTTRFEAEPGTSSAHNNDSIEGQNQEAEPEWTVYLKRQALMSLPKYGGAAREWPKFKKAFDETTKQGQFNRLENLNRLQTVLYGNAERSVRQLMMDPNNMDQIIDRLEDNFGRPELVYKELLAELTNIKRESRNLITEISEALDNLVCNVSLMDREEFLIDHRLVEEIIRKMPYGLQVKWTEEMYDGAKTLADLNEWLKPHSRTNRLLNGTSRPQPRETSRPQPREINRSQPRDTRPERRFNVNTHQENRSTIIKRNCEACRGNHKLLECTRFKAMKPEKRNELAFKAKVCLSCLAFTNHMMRDCKRAKQCGINGCKFKHHPLIHKSHERESSDSNQSEGQHSPDTQADGEIHNHQQLTKSNVFYQIVPVTLKNNDKIINTFAFLDAGSSLSLIDEEIANKLGLNGRIDPLMLKWTQNVTRNEQNSRRVQVRINGNNEKEYVMKGVRTIKNLQLPEQSFNKEVMEKRYPYLKNLPLSSYSSIRPTILIGLSHSHLLIPFERRMRKPNEPTALRTKLGWFMFGNISSNVQGGHIMVIQQEDEMNKALQKYFSTEDFGVKVVKNLPKSAEEEKAEQILRSTMKYKDGRYEVGLLWKDEETKFPNSYNNAAKRLTTSERTLKKDPELKKWAIETFADYEKKGYIRKLSEEEIMKPISRVYYLPHFIVHNKNKLPPKPRLVFDAAAKTQGVSFNTELLSGPDATTSLFGVLVRFREGAIAVCGDIKEMFHQVRIRAEDQHAQRFLWRDCDSSKKPDVYVMQVMTFGSTCSPSCAQAVKNHNAEKFRKYCPVATEAIIKQHYVDDYLDSFEELDKAAEIVLHVMKIHDHAGFHIRNFVSNSRELLQSLPSERVQISGIKMFEEKDSMTEKVLGVYWNTTSDTLGYQIKLDKLGSDVTQMLRLPTKREVLAFVMSVYDPLGLISNITVHGRILMQRLHIENIDWDDEIPEKLQSDWQHWLEIIESADSVTIPRYILEERTGEVELHTFVDASEKAFCACVYVRSISGNTPHVRLLSAKSRVAPVKPLSIPRLELQAAVLGSRLTKTIIDETRLKIVSKTFWSDSQTVLSWIKSPKRRSVFVMHRVGEILEDNRKNEWRWVPTDENPADEGTKEKLGKSQWFEGPDFLKLSESSWPSIEEKETDEELRETVLVHEELSKLSFIDKYKEYSDWWKLVKNLCVLNRTKERLRRGYIPDIEYKDYQRAENVLYRKMQWEAFPTEMETLFNGGTISSGPLVSYAPFLDEAGVMRSGGRLKKAMSVPWTTRTPILLPQKHPYTYLIVKATHERYFHHGENTVIAALRQKYWILHIRTVLANVKKNCNRCKIRRATPVEPMMADLPHFRTEAHIPPFTNCGVDYFGPFEVAVKRSLEKRWGVIFTCLSTRAVHIEMAENLSTDAFMVVLRNFQNRRGKVTSIYSDNGTNFVGAERELKSLVNEINEKMGKNEAAKMEIQWRFNPPSAPHFGGAWERLIRNVKVALAEILKVWGRSKPSAATLQAAFIQAEFLVNSRPLTHIPVSCIDDEVLTPFHALIGRAGEYAPPYAPTTSQYDTAQWRRIQHYSKLFWNRWKKEYLPTLLKRNKNTQKVEPIKVNDIVLITDDDAPPGKWLKGRVIETFVASDGQVRQAKIQTAKGVLKRPAVKIAVLDIIKGNDPAIN